A region of Gracilinanus agilis isolate LMUSP501 chromosome 3, AgileGrace, whole genome shotgun sequence DNA encodes the following proteins:
- the LOC123241565 gene encoding LOW QUALITY PROTEIN: OX-2 membrane glycoprotein-like (The sequence of the model RefSeq protein was modified relative to this genomic sequence to represent the inferred CDS: substituted 1 base at 1 genomic stop codon) produces MRFLLLAFLFFLLRTEGEDSVSVLKSKSHETALLGDNITLKCNLTITSATVLQITWQKLKGFMPENIGTYSIMYGEKIHPPYNKEFHYKSSELTSSSVTIYNVTLEDEACYKCLFNVFPNGIHGGQICFSVQYVSELKTELLSHPIIEGIVIVICSATGKPAPQITLSSERVLIGSPNASIDRNPDGTATVTQWYNISLKAMRSLKLQNVSCNMDHPQRKEKILVSLPQELDCKXKVGDQQGEIQIEIFVGHVF; encoded by the exons ATTCTGTTTCTGTCTTGAAGAGTAAGAGCCATGAAACAGCCCTCCTTGGGGACAATATAACCCTGAAATGTAACCTGACCATCACTAGTGCAACTGTTCTGCAGATTACCTGGCAGAAGCTGAAAGGATTTATGCCAGAAAACATAGGCACCTACAGCATCATGTATGGTGAAAAAATTCACCCCCCCTATAACAAAGAGTTTCACTACAAGAGTTCAGAGCTGACATCATCAAGCGTGACAATATATAATGTGACTTTGGAGGATGAAGCATGTTACAAATGTCtcttcaatgtttttccaaatggtATCCATGGAGGACAGATCTGCTTCAGTGTGCAGT ATGTGTCTGAATTAAAAACTGAGCTCCTGTCTCATCCCATCATCGAGGGAATTGTTATAGTCATCTGCTCAGCTACAGGAAAGCCTGCCCCTCAGATCACCCTCTCCAGTGAGAGGGTATTGATAGGATCACCTAATGCATCCATTGACCGGAATCCAGATGGCACAGCTACTGTCACTCAATGGTATAATATCTCTCTGAAAGCCATGAGATCCTTGAAACTTCAGAATGTGTCCTGTAACATGGATCATcctcaaaggaaggaaaaaatacttgtttCTCTTCCTCAGGAACTAGACTGTAAGTAAAAAGTGGGAGACCAACAAGGTGAAATTCAGATTGAAATATTTGTGGGTCATGTCTTTTAG